A single window of Syngnathus acus chromosome 23, fSynAcu1.2, whole genome shotgun sequence DNA harbors:
- the epyc gene encoding epiphycan isoform X2, whose product MMKTLVRLVVGLLVLEAVAANPRFSRQADLDSYDDGNYDVDDVNSENQEYDYEDGPTIEDPEIEIGTLAPPDYNYPMPEASLEEQEEEEEELPIKPQLIPQGSGGSGVLMGPDTQKEVELRLTANDILHVSGDFGGSVGSGALGASGVSGSGGSGDPLVSGASGGSGDIIFISGASEEILSSSGGSGEFLVSGDVDFLISGDLYGSGEVSGSGDLLMSGEILGSGDFLISSHLSGSGDLLISGDLSGSGDLLISGDTMGSTASGASGDFVSGDSGILIELGSSGSGLELPLGSGGSGDQIGSGFSGDLLTSGASGGSGVSGDTDESGESGITLLPGG is encoded by the exons ATGATGAAGACGCTCGTACGATTGGTAGTGGGACTGCTCGTCCTCGAAGCGGTGGCGGCCAATCCCCGGTTCTCTCGGCAAGCCGACCTGGACTCATATGACGACGGCAACTACGATGTGGACGACGTTAACTCGGAAAACCAGGAGTATGACTATGAGGACGGGCCGACCATCGAGGATCCCGAG ATAGAGATTGGCACCCTGGCTCCACCTGACTACAACTACCCAATGCCCGAGGCCTCgttggaggagcaggaggaggaggaggaggagttgcCAATAAAGCCCCAGCTCATCCCTCAGGGCTCAGGGGGGTCCGGTGTTCTCATGGGCCCAGACACACAGAAAG AGGTGGAGCTGCGTCTGACGGCCAATGACATCCTTCATGTCTCCGGGGATTTTGGGGGCTCAGTGGGGTCCGGTGCCTTGGGAGCCTCTGGGGTTTCTGGGTCAGGAGGCTCAGGAGACCCACTGGTCTCCGGTGCCTCCGGGGGTTCCGGCGATATTATCTTCATCTCTGGGGCTTCTGAGGAGATTCTCAGCAGCTCTGGAGGATCAGGGGAGTTCTTAGTGTCCGGGGATGTGGATTTCTTGATATCAGGGGATCTCTATGGATCTGGGGAGGTCTCCGGATCTGGAGACCTCCTGATGTCTGGGGAGATCCTAGGATCAGGGGATTTCCTAATATCCAGTCATCTTTCTGGGTCCGGGGATCTCTTGATATCTGGAGATCTATCAGGATCTGGAGATCTCTTGATATCTGGGGATACCATGGGATCCACAGCTTCTGGAGCCTCTGGGGACTTTGTCTCTGGAGATTCTGGAATTCTAATAGAATTGGGATCAAGCGGGTCTGGGCTTGAACTCCCTCTGGGCTCTGGAGGGTCTGGGGACCAAATTGGTTCTGGGTTCTCGGGAGATCTCCTGACCTCAGGTGCCTCTGGAGGCTCTGGGGTTTCTGGGGACACAGATGAGTCTGGGGAGTCAGGGATAACATTATTGCCTGGAGGTTAG